One Porphyromonas pogonae genomic region harbors:
- a CDS encoding AAA family ATPase has protein sequence MVRINNPFVTGGYVSDEYFCDRKKESSILIREIVNGNNVAIVSTRRMGKTGLIQHCFHSKELSKGYYKFFVDIYASKSLRDFTFALSKVILEGLKPFGRKAMEKFVNSVLSLSAGITFDVMGNPFFNVQLGDIHNSEATLEEIFEYLSKADKPCIVGIDEFQQITGYPESNVEALLRTHIQHCHNAHFIFAGSQRHTMGNMFLSASRPFYQSVSMIYLESIDLKKYINFACKHFEAAHKSITPETITAIYERFHGITWYMQKILNILFSTTPPNTKCDILALDDAIASIVTSFKFTYQEILFRLPEKQRNLLIAISHEGEARAITSGEFVKRYSLSSPSSVQSALNGLLEKDFITKSNDAYRVYDLFFDIWIRENY, from the coding sequence ATGGTAAGAATAAACAATCCTTTTGTAACAGGCGGATACGTATCTGATGAATATTTTTGCGATCGAAAAAAGGAAAGTAGCATTTTGATTCGCGAGATTGTGAATGGTAATAATGTAGCCATCGTATCCACACGCCGCATGGGTAAAACGGGACTTATTCAGCATTGCTTCCATTCCAAAGAATTATCCAAGGGTTACTATAAATTTTTCGTTGATATTTATGCAAGCAAATCATTAAGAGACTTTACATTCGCTCTTAGCAAGGTTATACTTGAAGGGCTAAAACCTTTTGGAAGAAAAGCCATGGAGAAGTTCGTCAATAGCGTTTTATCTTTGAGTGCAGGTATCACGTTCGATGTCATGGGAAATCCTTTTTTCAATGTCCAGCTGGGTGACATCCATAATTCGGAAGCAACTTTAGAAGAAATTTTTGAATATCTCTCCAAAGCTGATAAGCCTTGCATAGTAGGAATAGATGAGTTTCAGCAAATTACAGGATACCCCGAAAGTAATGTGGAAGCATTGCTGAGAACTCATATCCAACACTGTCACAACGCCCACTTTATCTTTGCCGGTAGTCAACGCCACACTATGGGCAATATGTTCTTGAGTGCGTCACGACCATTTTACCAGAGTGTTTCCATGATATATCTCGAGAGTATAGACCTGAAGAAATATATCAATTTCGCATGCAAACATTTCGAGGCTGCACATAAATCAATAACACCCGAGACAATTACAGCTATCTATGAGCGTTTCCATGGAATTACATGGTATATGCAAAAAATACTCAATATCCTTTTCTCCACGACTCCACCGAATACAAAATGCGATATTTTAGCTTTGGATGATGCCATAGCCTCAATAGTCACATCATTTAAATTTACCTATCAAGAAATTCTATTTCGTCTACCTGAGAAACAACGCAATCTTCTTATAGCCATCTCTCATGAAGGAGAAGCTCGGGCTATAACCTCCGGTGAATTTGTCAAACGCTATAGCCTTTCCTCCCCCAGCTCCGTGCAGTCTGCTCTAAATGGATTATTAGAAAAGGATTTTATTACCAAATCCAATGATGCGTACAGAGTGTACGACCTGTTTTTTGATATTTGGATCAGAGAAAACTACTAA
- a CDS encoding glycosyl hydrolase family 18 protein yields MKHFFIKSTAFLACVWASFLLCSCSQEAPMTDTSLGVHSSINDKGGLDTYDISQLTNLNGDMLPAHEEKGSAIKTICYVEVNDNNILNAGEFTMKKSGKPFVDIVQIFAANINYDHETDRVYVHLNPNVQELLEKADRYIKPLQDKGIKVCLSILGNHDKSGVANLGPERARAFAAELKRLVDTYHLDGVDFDDEYSKYGEPGDGFTQPSAESAARLVYETRKAMPDKIITWYQIGHSPSGTVDNTPVGEMIDYAYYAYYGSWNDGSSKIQGLVKAKYGPYPLDIKGGVVASDNNLRRLRTEGYGVNLMYNLCVVKKDTVRIQNYTQGFSKLARALYDDEVVWSNVFYNHNDPTPHKI; encoded by the coding sequence ATGAAACATTTTTTTATCAAAAGCACAGCTTTTCTTGCTTGTGTGTGGGCAAGTTTCTTGCTCTGTTCTTGCTCCCAAGAGGCTCCTATGACGGATACTTCTTTAGGGGTGCATTCGTCCATCAATGATAAAGGAGGCTTGGATACCTACGACATTTCCCAGCTTACCAACCTCAATGGTGACATGTTGCCTGCCCATGAGGAAAAAGGATCTGCTATCAAAACTATTTGCTATGTTGAGGTAAATGACAATAATATCCTCAACGCAGGAGAATTTACCATGAAAAAAAGTGGAAAACCGTTTGTGGATATCGTGCAGATCTTTGCAGCAAATATCAACTATGACCATGAGACTGATAGGGTATATGTGCATCTCAACCCCAATGTGCAGGAGCTTTTGGAAAAAGCAGATAGGTACATCAAGCCTCTTCAGGACAAAGGGATCAAAGTATGCCTGAGTATTTTGGGCAACCATGACAAGTCTGGTGTAGCAAACCTCGGCCCTGAAAGAGCTCGGGCTTTTGCTGCCGAACTTAAGAGGCTTGTTGATACTTATCACCTTGATGGAGTTGACTTTGATGATGAGTACTCCAAATATGGTGAGCCGGGCGATGGATTTACCCAACCATCGGCCGAAAGTGCTGCTCGTCTCGTTTACGAAACACGCAAGGCCATGCCGGACAAAATCATTACTTGGTATCAGATTGGTCACAGTCCTTCAGGAACTGTAGATAACACGCCGGTGGGAGAGATGATTGACTATGCATATTATGCTTACTATGGAAGTTGGAACGATGGCTCGAGCAAAATACAAGGACTCGTCAAAGCAAAATACGGACCTTATCCCCTGGATATCAAAGGCGGAGTTGTAGCTTCTGATAATAACCTCAGGAGGTTGCGCACTGAAGGCTATGGTGTGAATCTGATGTACAACCTCTGTGTGGTCAAAAAGGATACCGTTCGTATTCAAAACTATACCCAAGGTTTCAGTAAACTGGCAAGGGCTTTGTATGACGATGAAGTGGTCTGGTCCAATGTTTTCTATAATCATAATGATCCCACTCCTCACAAAATATAG
- a CDS encoding bactofilin family protein, giving the protein MFGNSNKKKKRVSASMIDTLPISTVIGGDVLFTGDITGESMIRIEGRVEGNVRLGQGIVLGEKALLKGDLESETVVNYGTVNGNIVCKELVIKSTGIVNGNIHTESIEIEMGGRYNGMLDMHARQNNILETETATSKNKSAEKKAAS; this is encoded by the coding sequence ATGTTTGGAAACAGCAACAAAAAGAAAAAGAGAGTAAGCGCCTCCATGATCGACACCTTACCTATCAGTACGGTTATCGGTGGCGATGTTTTATTTACCGGAGATATTACCGGGGAAAGTATGATACGTATTGAAGGCAGAGTAGAAGGCAATGTACGCTTGGGGCAGGGGATTGTTCTGGGCGAAAAGGCTCTACTCAAGGGCGATCTGGAAAGTGAAACGGTGGTAAACTACGGCACTGTCAATGGTAATATTGTGTGCAAAGAGCTGGTAATCAAAAGTACAGGTATCGTCAACGGAAACATACACACCGAATCTATCGAAATAGAAATGGGCGGCCGCTATAATGGTATGCTCGACATGCATGCAAGGCAAAACAATATATTGGAAACAGAAACGGCTACTTCAAAAAACAAATCCGCAGAAAAGAAAGCCGCTTCATAA
- a CDS encoding M23 family metallopeptidase — protein sequence MIRQRKTSVLIVSTDGKTSKVRQIPTHLLLHWWKYTVLSLLVIGVLLSLSGLLIYRNTSELYKKKLARAEYIRRQIDVNKARQTFLTIESGIDRFNHFLEERGLDKMKMENTENMGGPSEFDVTEINEIADHYEKRLSDLKNTVEAVPLGRPADGAISSRFGYRRNPFSGRGSEKHMGLDFRGSVGDTVKTTADGIVIFAGRKGGYGNCVVVRHCHGLSTLYGHLSRVKVNVGDSVKTGELVGLLGSSGRSTGPHLHYEIIKGTERINPETYVTIKDM from the coding sequence ATGATACGCCAACGCAAAACTTCAGTACTAATAGTGAGTACGGATGGAAAAACGTCCAAAGTACGTCAAATCCCTACACATTTGCTGCTTCACTGGTGGAAGTATACCGTGCTTTCATTACTGGTAATAGGTGTATTGCTCTCACTCTCGGGCTTGCTGATCTATCGTAATACAAGTGAACTTTATAAGAAGAAACTGGCTAGAGCCGAATATATACGCAGGCAAATTGATGTAAACAAAGCTCGACAAACATTCCTTACCATAGAATCCGGCATTGATCGCTTCAATCATTTTTTGGAAGAGCGAGGGTTGGACAAGATGAAAATGGAGAATACGGAAAATATGGGTGGCCCCAGCGAATTTGACGTGACCGAGATCAACGAGATAGCCGATCATTATGAAAAAAGACTTTCAGATCTCAAAAATACAGTAGAGGCTGTGCCCTTGGGACGCCCTGCCGACGGAGCTATTAGCTCGCGTTTCGGTTATCGTCGCAATCCTTTCTCGGGCAGAGGATCCGAGAAGCATATGGGGCTTGATTTTAGAGGAAGTGTAGGTGATACAGTTAAGACTACAGCGGATGGCATTGTCATTTTTGCTGGAAGAAAAGGAGGGTATGGCAATTGTGTAGTAGTGCGGCACTGTCATGGGCTGAGTACTCTATACGGACATTTATCTAGAGTGAAAGTAAATGTGGGCGACAGTGTGAAAACCGGCGAGCTTGTAGGGCTACTCGGTAGTTCAGGGCGCAGCACGGGACCTCACCTCCACTATGAAATCATCAAAGGTACGGAACGAATAAACCCTGAAACTTATGTAACCATAAAAGATATGTGA
- a CDS encoding FAD-dependent oxidoreductase, with protein sequence MKYVIIGGVAGGATAAARLRRLDEKAEIVMLEKGPDISYANCGLPYHIGGVIREREKLMLQTPLSFKKRLNVDVMVRTEVTAINRDRKSVTVKSGKEVFEIDYDKLLISTGATPIVPPLPGIESKRIFTLRTPGDMDAIKAFASTRKGGSVAVIGAGFIGLEMAENMHEAGLAVSLVEMADQVMPPIDFSMASILAHHMHDKGVSLYLSEQVTAFNESSGGVQVQLASGKALMVDMVILSIGVKPLSYLAQQCGLELGSRQGIRVDKYLCTSDPDIYAVGDVIEYPHPILGEPWHNYLAGPANRQARIVADNMVLGNHLAYEGSIGTGIAKVFDLTVATTGVSAKRLQQLNIPYQSSITHSSSHAGYYPGATLMSVKIVFSPENGQLYGSQIVGYDGVDKRLDQIALIIKQKGTIYDLITLEQAYAPPYGSAKDPIAIAGYVADNLLSGRVRNCNWRYVCNIDPSKKILLDVRTVEEAALGDIPGSINIPVDSLREEIDKVPRDKEVIIYCAIGHRAYVAYRILEAHGYDKISILSGGYKIYWPAATPILPLERNRQKKVDTHESEPLNQDVSEVIDACGLQCPGPIMTLKKSIDSHKHGDVIEMHVSDPGFRKDVGAWCKLTGNELLEMNQSGGTIVAKIRKQIRCVDDADMMLQGRGKTFIMFSDDLDKALATFVLANGAASTGERVTIFFTFWGLNVIKKQHAPTVKKGLMDKMFGFMMPKSSLALKLSKMNMLGMGTKMMRNVMQRKHIDSLESLIMQAKASGVEFIACQMSMDVMGVKEVELMDGVEVAGVATYMQRADQSNLNLFI encoded by the coding sequence ATGAAATATGTAATAATAGGCGGAGTGGCAGGCGGAGCTACTGCTGCTGCCAGATTGAGAAGGCTGGATGAGAAAGCGGAGATTGTAATGCTAGAGAAAGGGCCGGATATCTCGTATGCCAATTGTGGATTGCCCTATCATATCGGGGGAGTAATCCGTGAGAGGGAAAAGCTTATGTTGCAAACACCTCTGAGTTTCAAGAAAAGGCTCAATGTGGATGTAATGGTGCGTACCGAGGTCACTGCGATCAATAGAGATCGTAAATCTGTCACAGTCAAAAGCGGGAAGGAAGTTTTTGAGATTGATTATGACAAATTATTGATATCTACCGGAGCTACTCCCATAGTGCCTCCTTTGCCGGGTATTGAGAGTAAAAGGATATTTACTTTGCGTACACCCGGGGATATGGATGCCATCAAAGCTTTTGCAAGTACTCGTAAGGGAGGATCAGTTGCTGTTATAGGTGCAGGGTTTATCGGTTTGGAGATGGCTGAGAATATGCATGAGGCAGGTTTAGCCGTATCCTTAGTTGAGATGGCTGATCAGGTGATGCCGCCTATAGACTTTTCCATGGCTTCTATCTTGGCTCATCATATGCACGACAAAGGGGTTTCCCTCTATTTATCAGAGCAAGTCACGGCTTTTAACGAGAGTTCAGGTGGGGTGCAAGTACAGTTGGCTTCAGGCAAGGCGTTGATGGTGGATATGGTGATTCTTTCTATCGGAGTAAAACCTCTGTCTTATTTGGCACAACAGTGCGGACTGGAACTGGGGAGTCGCCAAGGAATTCGTGTAGATAAGTATCTTTGTACTTCCGATCCTGATATCTATGCTGTAGGTGACGTTATCGAATATCCGCATCCTATCTTGGGCGAACCTTGGCACAACTACCTTGCCGGTCCCGCCAATCGTCAGGCTCGTATCGTAGCAGACAATATGGTGCTGGGTAATCATCTTGCTTACGAAGGATCCATAGGTACGGGCATTGCCAAAGTTTTTGATCTTACGGTGGCTACAACGGGCGTTTCGGCCAAGAGGTTGCAACAACTTAATATTCCTTACCAAAGCTCTATAACGCACTCTTCCTCACATGCCGGTTATTATCCCGGTGCGACATTAATGTCCGTAAAAATTGTTTTTTCACCTGAAAACGGTCAGCTTTACGGATCGCAAATAGTAGGATATGATGGAGTAGACAAGCGACTGGATCAAATTGCACTTATCATCAAGCAAAAGGGTACTATCTATGACCTTATTACCCTGGAACAAGCCTATGCTCCTCCTTATGGCAGTGCCAAAGACCCTATTGCGATAGCAGGCTATGTAGCAGATAATTTGCTTTCAGGCAGAGTGAGAAATTGTAATTGGCGATATGTCTGCAACATAGATCCCTCCAAGAAAATACTCTTAGATGTACGTACTGTAGAAGAGGCTGCGTTGGGAGATATCCCGGGATCCATAAATATTCCCGTGGATTCGTTAAGGGAGGAAATAGACAAAGTCCCTCGCGACAAAGAAGTAATTATATACTGTGCCATAGGGCATAGGGCATATGTGGCCTATCGTATTCTTGAAGCTCATGGATATGATAAAATAAGTATATTATCAGGTGGCTATAAAATCTATTGGCCTGCTGCGACGCCGATATTGCCACTGGAAAGGAACAGACAAAAAAAGGTTGATACACATGAGAGTGAACCTTTAAACCAGGATGTTTCCGAAGTAATAGACGCATGCGGGTTACAATGTCCCGGTCCTATCATGACCTTGAAAAAGAGCATTGATAGTCACAAGCATGGTGATGTAATAGAGATGCACGTTTCTGACCCCGGCTTTAGGAAGGATGTAGGAGCATGGTGCAAGCTTACGGGTAACGAATTGCTTGAGATGAATCAGAGTGGAGGAACTATTGTAGCTAAGATACGCAAACAAATACGATGCGTTGATGATGCCGATATGATGCTGCAAGGAAGAGGCAAGACCTTCATTATGTTTAGCGACGATCTCGACAAGGCGCTTGCTACATTTGTGCTTGCCAATGGAGCGGCCTCCACAGGTGAGCGAGTTACTATATTCTTTACTTTTTGGGGGCTTAATGTGATCAAAAAACAGCATGCTCCCACAGTAAAAAAAGGTCTGATGGATAAGATGTTCGGTTTTATGATGCCCAAAAGTTCTCTTGCCCTGAAGCTTTCCAAGATGAATATGCTGGGTATGGGTACAAAGATGATGAGAAATGTGATGCAGCGTAAGCATATCGATTCGTTGGAATCTTTGATCATGCAGGCCAAAGCTTCCGGTGTAGAATTTATCGCTTGTCAGATGTCTATGGATGTCATGGGGGTAAAAGAAGTTGAGTTGATGGATGGTGTGGAAGTAGCAGGTGTAGCTACCTATATGCAACGTGCCGATCAATCCAATTTGAACTTATTTATATGA
- a CDS encoding thiamine pyrophosphate-dependent enzyme produces the protein MHKQLLLGVEAIAQGAIDAGISGVYAYPGTPSTEITEYIQSSRIAKERNIHRQWSANEKTAMETALGMSYVGKRALVCMKHVGMNVAADCFMNAAITGANGGIVIVAADDPSMHSSQNEQDSRVYGKFALIPVMEPSNQQEAYEMTALAFDLSENLGTPVMIRITTRLAHSRAGVETIESPRKENELKLPEDKRQFVLLPAIAKKRYQLLLDKQPAFVVASEKNPFTKLLEANDKSKGIVACGIAYNYLMEAFAGKVPYPVLKITQYPIPEKQMMRLLDECEEIIVMEEGYPVVEEFLRGFPGNPRIKGRLDGTLPRTGELNPDHAAKAFSLPIVPVDSMPDLVVGRPPALCKGCSHRDVYEALNEVLQDYSQSQVYSDIGCYTLGALPPYESINSCVDMGASITMAKGAADGGLFPAVAVIGDSTFTHSGMTGLLDAVVEQSNITVIISDNESISMTGGQESSALNRLEDICKGIGVEPEHIKTLLPVPKNREELRRIIREEIEYRGVSVIIPRRICIQKNARDVKKAKSAKK, from the coding sequence ATGCATAAACAATTATTATTGGGAGTAGAGGCTATAGCCCAAGGAGCCATAGATGCAGGCATATCCGGGGTATACGCCTATCCCGGCACACCATCTACCGAAATCACAGAATATATCCAGAGTTCCCGCATTGCCAAGGAGCGCAATATCCACCGTCAATGGTCCGCAAACGAAAAAACCGCCATGGAAACGGCTTTGGGGATGTCCTATGTGGGCAAAAGAGCTCTTGTATGTATGAAGCACGTGGGTATGAACGTAGCAGCAGACTGCTTTATGAACGCTGCAATCACAGGAGCCAATGGCGGTATAGTCATAGTAGCAGCTGATGACCCCTCGATGCACTCTTCCCAAAACGAACAAGACTCTCGTGTATACGGTAAGTTTGCTTTGATACCGGTGATGGAGCCTTCTAACCAACAGGAAGCCTATGAGATGACAGCACTCGCCTTCGATCTGTCCGAAAATCTGGGAACTCCGGTGATGATACGTATTACCACACGCCTTGCGCACTCTAGAGCAGGAGTAGAAACCATAGAAAGCCCAAGAAAAGAAAACGAGCTCAAACTACCGGAAGACAAAAGGCAGTTTGTATTACTTCCCGCAATAGCCAAAAAAAGATACCAACTCTTGCTTGACAAACAACCCGCTTTTGTGGTAGCATCCGAGAAAAACCCATTTACCAAACTCTTAGAGGCCAATGACAAAAGTAAAGGTATAGTCGCATGTGGCATTGCCTATAACTATCTTATGGAAGCTTTTGCAGGTAAAGTACCCTACCCGGTTTTAAAAATCACTCAATACCCTATCCCAGAAAAGCAAATGATGCGCTTACTGGACGAATGTGAAGAAATCATAGTCATGGAAGAGGGATATCCTGTAGTAGAAGAGTTTTTGAGAGGTTTCCCGGGCAATCCCCGTATCAAGGGTAGGCTCGACGGCACATTACCTCGCACTGGAGAACTCAATCCTGACCATGCAGCCAAAGCATTCTCTTTACCTATTGTGCCGGTAGATAGCATGCCTGATTTAGTCGTAGGCAGACCTCCAGCGCTATGCAAAGGTTGTAGTCACCGTGACGTATACGAAGCTTTGAACGAAGTGCTTCAAGATTATTCACAAAGCCAAGTTTATTCGGATATAGGCTGCTATACCTTAGGTGCTTTACCTCCATACGAATCCATCAATTCCTGTGTTGATATGGGTGCTTCCATCACTATGGCCAAAGGTGCGGCTGACGGAGGATTATTCCCGGCTGTAGCTGTGATAGGAGATTCTACCTTCACGCATTCCGGAATGACAGGCTTACTGGATGCTGTGGTAGAGCAGTCAAATATAACGGTGATTATCTCAGACAATGAATCTATCTCGATGACAGGAGGACAAGAGTCTTCTGCTCTCAATAGACTTGAAGATATATGTAAAGGTATAGGTGTAGAGCCAGAACATATCAAGACACTTCTTCCTGTACCAAAAAACAGAGAGGAATTACGCAGAATCATCCGTGAAGAAATAGAATACCGAGGTGTCTCTGTAATCATACCTCGCAGAATTTGTATCCAAAAGAACGCCAGAGATGTCAAGAAAGCCAAATCGGCAAAAAAATAA
- a CDS encoding indolepyruvate oxidoreductase subunit beta: MKTDMVLAGVGGQGILSIAAALGSAALTNNLYLKQAETHGMSQRGGDVQSYLRLSDSPIYSDLIAQGTADIILSVEPMEALRYLQFLKPEGYVVTNSAPFINIPNYPETQEVLDKIKSLPHHVLIDADAIARDDVGNIRASNFVMLGAASPFIEIPFDYIEKGIEDIFKSKGQEIVNMNLKAVRAGRGYAQKYVQDR, translated from the coding sequence ATGAAAACAGATATGGTTTTAGCCGGTGTAGGCGGACAAGGTATTTTGTCCATAGCAGCAGCTCTCGGCTCGGCAGCTTTGACAAACAATTTATATCTCAAACAAGCTGAAACCCACGGAATGAGTCAGAGAGGTGGTGATGTGCAATCTTATCTTCGATTGTCTGATTCCCCCATTTACTCTGACCTCATTGCACAAGGTACTGCTGATATCATCTTATCGGTAGAGCCGATGGAAGCACTGCGTTACCTCCAATTTCTCAAACCTGAAGGATATGTAGTGACCAATTCAGCACCTTTTATCAACATCCCCAATTATCCGGAAACTCAAGAGGTTTTAGACAAAATAAAATCTCTACCGCATCATGTCCTTATAGATGCGGATGCTATTGCGAGAGATGATGTGGGGAACATCCGAGCTTCTAACTTCGTAATGTTGGGAGCAGCCTCTCCTTTTATAGAAATACCTTTTGACTACATAGAAAAAGGTATAGAAGATATATTCAAAAGTAAGGGGCAAGAGATCGTAAATATGAACCTGAAAGCTGTAAGAGCAGGAAGAGGATACGCTCAAAAATACGTTCAGGACAGATAA
- a CDS encoding LysR substrate-binding domain-containing protein: MELTTLRYFVKLSEYLNFTEAAKQLFITQSTLSLSIKNLEAELGVQLFERIGHNVYLTEMGELFLPYARASIEQAQAGVQALVGMQGVYRGELRIGVISSLYPIFMECLLLFTRDYPDVHIVIRYSPSIIELSSLIADNRLDLALGYSPSQPMALVECEELFTVPLMVILSSDHPLAKRKFITAEMLTDYSVVLLSEGVHTRNMVDKICRKAGVRLRSHIEVNEVSVAVELVETGRWVSILGRLNIQGHESLEAIPLKGEESVLKASLLRPKDGYRKPTAHKFAEMIKESCLRIFPRK, from the coding sequence ATGGAACTGACTACATTAAGGTATTTCGTAAAGCTCTCTGAGTATCTCAATTTCACTGAGGCTGCTAAACAACTGTTTATTACACAGAGCACTCTTTCTCTCAGTATAAAGAACCTGGAGGCTGAGCTGGGTGTACAGCTTTTTGAGCGTATAGGCCACAATGTGTATCTCACCGAGATGGGCGAGTTGTTCCTGCCTTACGCCCGGGCTTCTATAGAGCAGGCCCAGGCAGGAGTGCAGGCATTGGTCGGGATGCAAGGAGTTTATAGAGGTGAGCTCCGTATAGGCGTGATCAGTAGTTTGTATCCTATCTTTATGGAGTGTTTACTCCTCTTTACTCGAGACTATCCTGATGTCCATATCGTGATCAGGTACTCTCCTTCCATTATAGAACTAAGTAGTCTCATTGCTGACAATCGCCTGGATCTTGCATTAGGGTATTCTCCCTCACAGCCTATGGCTTTGGTGGAGTGTGAAGAGCTATTCACTGTGCCTCTCATGGTAATATTGAGTTCGGATCACCCTCTTGCCAAACGCAAATTCATAACAGCGGAGATGCTCACCGACTATTCCGTAGTCTTGCTATCCGAAGGAGTTCATACACGTAATATGGTAGATAAGATTTGCAGAAAAGCGGGAGTGCGTTTGCGATCTCATATTGAAGTCAATGAGGTTAGTGTTGCGGTGGAATTGGTAGAAACTGGACGATGGGTATCTATATTGGGTAGACTCAATATTCAGGGGCATGAATCCCTCGAAGCCATTCCGCTCAAGGGGGAGGAGTCCGTGCTCAAAGCGTCATTGCTCAGGCCCAAGGACGGATACCGCAAACCTACTGCTCACAAGTTTGCTGAAATGATCAAAGAATCATGCCTCCGCATATTCCCTCGTAAGTAA
- a CDS encoding cytidylate kinase family protein — MMKGRSTNELLRRYISFVISLFVVAFGTSLAIRANLGSSPISCPPYVLSCIPGARFTLGEYTFFMHIIFVVVQIIVLRRNYDPIQLLQLAVGLLFGVYTDFTMWLTAPLQWSNTILGYSLRWGQLALGGSILAFGIAWEVRCNVLMLAGEGFPAAFAKALKVDFGKIKIFTDTGLVLIGIAFCFAYLGRWHWELIGIGTLFSMFFVGAMVRVFAPRIGWLDVFMVDTKHPAQTISATHPANQWHTVVTISREYGSGGHEIGLKLAKKLGYSFYDSDIIRDTARLLGYSYEEVKETEQNISTPQLLELIFTGKEIPLSMSPSPADRIFVTESNLIRSHALKDNCVIVGRCADSVLKDNPHCFRVFVRCDEDKAIERVKTYEHLNDKEAREAIEKTNHARSNHYWQYTGKHWGNLDNYDLVINSTNISTDTAVRMIGEALKEDHKTTIAPVKTVLPVTAATPAVS; from the coding sequence ATGATGAAAGGAAGAAGTACAAACGAACTACTACGCCGCTATATATCATTTGTGATCTCGCTTTTCGTGGTCGCTTTCGGCACCTCGCTCGCCATACGAGCCAATCTCGGGTCTTCACCCATCTCATGTCCGCCCTACGTATTGAGTTGTATTCCGGGCGCACGGTTTACTTTAGGTGAATATACCTTTTTCATGCATATCATCTTTGTTGTAGTACAAATCATAGTGCTGAGGAGGAACTATGACCCCATACAACTACTCCAACTTGCAGTGGGACTCCTTTTCGGCGTATATACCGATTTTACTATGTGGCTTACTGCTCCTTTACAATGGAGCAATACGATACTGGGCTATTCACTCCGCTGGGGACAATTGGCTCTCGGGGGTAGCATTCTGGCTTTTGGCATAGCATGGGAAGTGCGTTGCAATGTGTTGATGTTGGCGGGAGAGGGATTTCCCGCAGCCTTTGCCAAGGCTTTGAAAGTAGATTTCGGTAAAATAAAGATATTCACAGATACAGGGCTGGTGCTCATAGGTATTGCTTTTTGTTTCGCTTATCTGGGTAGGTGGCACTGGGAGCTTATCGGCATAGGCACATTGTTTTCTATGTTTTTTGTAGGAGCTATGGTAAGGGTTTTCGCCCCTCGTATAGGTTGGTTAGACGTATTTATGGTAGATACGAAACATCCTGCACAAACCATCAGTGCTACTCATCCGGCCAATCAATGGCACACAGTGGTAACCATATCTCGTGAATACGGAAGCGGAGGACACGAGATCGGGCTCAAACTGGCAAAGAAGCTCGGCTATTCCTTCTACGATAGCGACATCATACGTGATACAGCCCGTTTACTCGGCTATTCGTATGAAGAGGTCAAAGAAACAGAGCAGAATATATCTACGCCGCAATTACTCGAACTTATCTTTACCGGTAAGGAGATACCGCTGAGTATGAGCCCGTCACCGGCAGACAGGATATTTGTTACTGAGAGCAATCTCATCCGCTCTCATGCGTTGAAAGACAATTGTGTGATTGTAGGACGTTGTGCGGATAGTGTACTCAAAGACAACCCTCATTGCTTCCGTGTCTTTGTAAGATGCGATGAAGACAAAGCAATAGAAAGAGTGAAAACATACGAACATCTCAATGACAAAGAGGCTCGCGAAGCCATAGAAAAGACCAATCATGCAAGATCTAACCACTACTGGCAATACACTGGTAAACATTGGGGAAATCTCGACAACTACGACTTAGTTATCAACAGTACTAATATCTCTACGGATACTGCCGTGAGAATGATAGGGGAAGCACTGAAAGAAGATCACAAGACAACTATAGCTCCAGTAAAAACAGTACTTCCTGTAACGGCCGCAACTCCGGCCGTTTCTTAG